TACTTTTAGGACAAGATATAGAAAAAGAGAGATGCTTTGTTGTTGGTAAAAGTCCTAGGGAAGGTTTGATTCATGAGCAGCCAACTGAATCCATTAAAACAGCTTGCAACTATTCATACATTGCTTCTATTTGGCCTCAATTCGACTGGTACCTTGAAGGAGGGGATTTTTATATAGGTGTACAAACGAAGCGTGGTTGCCCACATAACTGTTGTTATTGCGTTTATACAGTTGTCGAGGGTAAGCAAGTTCGAGTCAACTCTACACAAGAGATTATCAATGAAATAAGACAATTATATGATTTAGGTGTTAGGAATATATGGTTCACTGATGCACAATTCATTCCTGCTAGACGTTATATAGAGGATGCAAAAGAGCTATTAAGAGCTATTCATCAAGAGAGAATGATTGGGATTCGTTGGGCGGCATATATTCGCGCAGACAATCTTGATGCAGAACTAGCAAAATTAATGGTACAAACAGGAATGAATTACTTCGAAATTGGAATCACATCTGGTTCTCAAGAATTAGTTCGAAGAATGCGAATGGGATACAACTTGCGAACAGTACTTGAGAATTGCCAGCTGCTTGCTGATGCAGGCTTTAATGATCATGTCTCGGTGAATTATTCATTCAATGTAATTGATGAAAGGCCTGAAACTATTCGTCAAACCATTGCTTATCACAGAGAATTAGAAAAAATCTTCGGGGCAGAGAAAATAGATCCAGCTATCTTTTTCATAGGGCTTCAACCACATACTCATCTTGAGCAATATGGTTTTGAACAAGGTCTCATCAAGCCTGGATATAACCCAATGAGCATGATGCCATGGACTGCACGTAAACTTTTATGGAACCCTGAACCAATGGGAAAAACTTTTGGCAAGATTTGCTTAGAAGCATTTGACTCCTGCCCTAACGATTTTGGGCGCACAGTAATTAACTTATTAGAAAGAGACTATGGGATTGCACCATTAGAGGAAGCATTACGTGCACCGCTAAAAGGACGCCCAGCAATCGCAAAAGCCATTCGATAACGAAACAGCAATAAAGCAAGACATGAAATGCCTAAAACACCCCCAACAGGATTAGGCGAAGAACCTCCTGGACCTATCAACCAAGTAGGCGTATTTAATGAAACATCTATAAAATTAGTATTTAATACAAACCATAACCCAACCAACCCCCCATGCAAACCTATACAACCATATATAGACCCATTATCTATTAGTCTTCTTATAGAAAGAACCAATCCCAAGAAAAATAAGCCAATCAAAAGGAATAACACCTCGATAACGCCTAAATTAGATTCTAGAAGTGAAAAGATGTGTACCAAACTAAAGACTATTGACTGAATAAATACTCCCCTAGTAGATCCAAATAAAAGGTTTGCTTCGCCCCAAAACCAACCACGAAAGATCAATTCCTCTGCAAATGCGACGCCAAGCCCAAGAACAATTCCATTAATAAAGTTTCCAACATTTAAAGACCCTTCCCACTGGATCCAACTGGTAAAACATAAAGGTGCTAAAACGAAACCAAGCAAGCCAAAAGCCCACAAAATGCCTTTAAAAAAAGCCCTAAAAGAAGCGCGAATTCGAACTTTATGTAATCCCAAAAGAATCCGAGGGTTCTTTTTTTTCCATCGCCACTTTACCCAGCTAGGCAAGCAAATTAAAAAGAAAGTAAACGTTAGCGCAGTCACTAAAAGAGAACTGTTATTATCCTCCATCTTGTAAAGAGAAAGCTGCATAGCTTGCACTATGAACCAACTCAGTAAATACAGTATTGGAAAAAAAATTACCGTAGGTATAAAACGACAAAGTTGAGTCGCCGAAGTCTTCCAAAAAGTAGTAATTAGATTATTCAGTTTTCTGGTTCAATAGTGCTTATAAGACCTCTACTTTTGAGAGACTCACAATAAAATTCCGCAGGCTCTAGATCACATGTAATAACTAATCCTATCCCATTATTATGGGTTTCCAACATAACTGACATAGCGTCCTGCTCACTAAGTTGTGGAACAACCTCACGTAAAGTTTTCACAACATAATCCATTGAATTTATTGGATCATTATGAAGAAGAACCTTATATCTTGGCGATATCTTCCTCACCTTCTCAGTTTGTCTCTCAACAACTGCAGCACCGCCTGAGGTACAACTTGGATTTTCCACCATATTAGAAATGGCTAATTGAAATTACTTTAAAAGTGATTAGGACTTTAAAGCATAATGTATATCAAATGCTAGTGATCCTTCTCATAGCTTCTTCTACATTTTCGAGACTATTAAAAGCTGAAAGTCGGAAATAGCCTTCTCCAGCAGTACCAAATCCACTCCCAGGAGTTCCAACGACATTTGCATTATTAAGCAAAAAGTCAAAAAACTCCCAGGAATTCATACCTTTCGGGGCCTCTATCCACACATAAGGGGCATGTTGACCTCCAAAAACCTTATAGCCAGCCATCGATAATTTATTGCGGATTATTTCTGCATTCTTCATATAAAAACTTACTAGGTTTTTAGTTTCTATCGCTCCTTCTGATGAGTAAACCGCTTCTGCTCCTCTTTGGACAATATAACTAACACCATTAAACTTCGTACTTTGACGACGATTCCAAAGCGACCACAAATCAACTTGTTCATCATTAGAAGTTTTACCTTTTAATGATTTAGGAATAACTGTGTAAGCACAACGGGTTCCAGTAAAACCAGCTTTCTTAGAAAATGAACGAAATTCAATCGCACAATCTTTTGATCCATCAATTTCAAAAATAGAATGCGGGATCAACGGGTCTTGAATAAAAGCCTCATAAGCAGCATCAAACAAAATCAATGCATTGTTTTTGTTTGCATAATCAACCCATCTTGCTAGATGATCTTTACTAGCCACAGCACCAGTTGGATTATTCGGAAAACATAAATAAATTAAATCAACAGGCTCTTCGGGGACCTCTGCTTGAAAAGCATTATCTGAATTCAAAGGGATGTATAACAATCCTTCGTATTGTCCAGATTTTGATGCTCCCCCAGTCCTCCCATCCATAACATTGCTATCTACATATACTGGATAAACAGGGTCAGTTACTGCAATTCGATTACCTGAACCAAGAATATCAAGAATGTTGCTGCTATCACATTTAGAACCATCAGAAACAAAAATCTCGTCTGGAGAAATTTCACATCCTCTGGAGTGAAAATCATTTATGGCTATTGCTTCTCTAAGCCACAAATAACCTTGTTCGGGACCATATCCATGAAAACCTAAGCTGGTTCCCATTTCCTCAATTGCTTTTAGCATGGCCTTACAACAGGCTTGAGGCAAAGGCTCTGTAACATCACCAATCCCTAAACGAATAAGGTTTGATTGGGGGTTCGCCTGAGAAAAAGCATTTACTCTTCTAGAGATCTCTGGAAAGAGATAACCAGCTTTAAGCTTTAGATAATTACTGTTGACCTGAACCACGAGAAGAATTTGGTAAATCCATTTGTATATTGCCTGGGGAAAGGTATCTATGTGAAGCAAAACTGCATAGGATATATAAAGGAAAATGTTTTTCGATTGTGTCTAGTGAAATTCATTCCTTTGCGGAAGAGAAAAATCTTTGCAAGCCAATCAATTTTGAGAAATTGATTGATGTCAATATTCATAAACCAGCCCAATACATGGGCCATGAACTAGGTACAGAACAAAGAAATTGGGACTCCTCAAATGTACGGTGGGTACTTAGTTACCCAGAACTATATGAAGTAGGAGCAAGTAATTTAGGTCACATCATTCTGTACTCAATTCTCAACAGTATTCCTAATCAAGTTTGCGATAGAGCATATCTTCCTGAACCTGATTTAGCAAACCATTTAAAAAAAAATTCAATCGGGTTATTTGGAGTTGAGTCCAGATGCCAACTTAAAAACTTCGATGTACTCGGATTCAGTCTTAGTTATGAACTAGGCGCAACAAATATTTTAGAAATGCTTGATCTGTCTCATATCGACATCTATGCAAAAGATCGAGCTGACCTACCGCTAACGGATCCAAACTCAATACCATTAGTTTTTGCAGGAGGGCCTACTGCAACTAGCAATCCAGAGCCTTATGCTGACTTTTTTGATTTCTTTGCTCTTGGAGATGGTGAAGAGCTTCTTCCTGAAATTGGATTAGTTATTTCTAAATCAAAGGAATTACAAGCCAAAAGATCTGAAACTCTTCGCAGCCTTGCTGAAATACCCGGCGTATATGTTCCATCACTATATCAACCATCAAGAGACTTCCTATCTCTGAAACCCCTAACCTCAAATGTACCAGAAAGAATTATTAGACGAGTGGCAACACCAATACCATATTATTCACTTGGTTTAGTTCCAAACGTTGAGACAGTACATGATCGGCTAACCGTTGAAATAAGAAGAGGTTGCACACGGGGGTGTCGTTTTTGTCAACCGGGTATGCTTACACGTCCAGCAAGAGATGTTGAGCCAGAAGAAGTTATCGCAGCAGTTGAAAAAGGTGTTCAAGAAACTGGGTACAGCGACTTTTCTCTATTATCATTAAGCTGTAGTGACTACTTATCACTACCTACAGTTGGTATAGAACTTAGGAATAGATTAGCAGACAAAAACATCACTTTACAGTTGCCAAGCCAAAGGGTCGATAGGTTTGACGACAATATTGCCCACATACTTGGTGGTAATAGACAGGCAGGGCTAACCTTTGCACCCGAGGCAGGAAGTCAACGCCTTCGCGATATTGTCAATAAAGGATTAACTGATGCAGAGCTTCTCCATGGAATACGTAAGGCCATGGAACATGGATACAAAAAGATTAAACTCTACTTCATGATTGGACTGCCAGGAGAAGAGGATATGGACATTAAAGGCATTGCCAGAACATGTAAATGGATCCAAGAAGAATGCAAAGAAGATTTTGGGAGATTAAAGTTAAATATCACTATTAGCAATTTCACTCCCAAGCCTCATACTCCATTTCAATGGCACAGTGTTTCAACTAAAGAATTAACTCGGCGGCAAAAAATTCTTAAAGATGAATTCATCCAACTTAGATTGAAAAATATAAAAGCTAATTATACAGATGTAAGAATTTCTGCCATAGAAGATTTCCTTGGTCGGGGAGATAGGAGATTGGCACCGGTGATTGAGTCTGCATGGAAACGTGGTGCAGGTATGGATGCCTGGTTTGAATCTCAAGATCGTGCATATAAAGCATGGTCAGAAGCTATCTCAGAGGCAGGGCTTTTTGGTCACTTTAGAAAGTTGGAAATGGGAAATTGGGGTACTACTCAAACTCTCCAGAAAAATGATTTAATGCATTTGTGTTCACAACCTCTCCCTTGGGATCATATCGACACTGGAATAGACAAAGCATGGTTAAGGAAAGATCTCCAAAAAGCACTATCAGAAAAAACTGTTCCAGACTGTTCATTTAATAGTTGCAGTAGTTGTGGTGTATGTGGACCAGAGTTAGGTCATAACCAAATCATCACTTCCTCTCCAATACCTATTCAAAACAAAACAAAGCCTCCTCACACGACAAAGCAATGTCGTATAAGAGTTCAGTTTTCAAAGACATCGCCAATGCATTTAATTAGTCATCTAGACCTAATTCGATTACTAGAAAGATCCTTAAGGAGAAGTGATTTGCCAATTAGCTATACCGGAGGATTTCATGCTCTTCCACGATTGCAACTCGCTCTTGCTTTACCTCTTGGGATAGAAGGTCTAGGAGAATGGATGGATATGGATTTCTTTCAAGAAATCCAGCCTTCATCTTTGAAAGAACAGCTGCAAAAATGCTTACCTAAAGGCATACATTTGATTAAAGCCAGTAAAATAGCTATCAATAAAAAGAGCCTCTCACAACAACTTATACAGGCAAACTGGAGTTTCAATTTAGAAAGTCAAACAAACGAAAAATATACTTTTCATCAATGGAATGATTCTTTAGAAAGCATTCTCAATGCAGAATCATTAATTTGGGTAGATACTGATAAAAAAGGACGTCATCGAGAAAGGGATTTAAAGTCTCAATTAAAGAGTTTAAGGCTAATAAATGGCAATAATGCAGAGCCACTAGAGGCTATGTCTATCGAGTTGCAAGCCCTCATATCTCCTATAGGACAAAGCATCAAACCTATGCATATTCAATATTGGATAGCTAAATCTTTAGGTCAAGATTTAGCAATTAAAAATATAAAAAGAGAAGAGCTTATCTTAGAAAGATGCTAAAATTATATTGGGTTAAAAGGAGGCTCAGTAAGAGCTCACTTAGCCTAAGTTATTTTGGAAGAAAACCCGTCGTAAACTCAAATATCCGGGGGGTAATATCCGGATCTTCAGCAATCAACCTTCAGAAAGAGCTAGTGCTCTGCATTATTCCTTCCAAAGAACTTAGAGTTTAACTTTTATCTGACTAAATGCAGTTTCACTGCAAATTGATTTTCAAATCAGAGCAAACAGTTCTAATTTTCTTTATATGCCCCAGAAAATTATCGTCGCAGAGCAAGAGCGAATAGCAGCATTGCTTTCTGATGGCCGAGTAGACAAATTAATCGTTGCACAGGGTCGTTACCAAATTGGAGATGTCTATTTAGGGACAATCGAAAATGTCCTTCCTGGTATAGATGCTGCCTTTGTAAACATTGGTGCAAGTGAAAAAAATGGATTTATTCATGTTACCGATCTAGGACCTCTGAAAATTAAGCAGAGCGCCGCAAGTATTACTGAATTACTCAGACCTAATCAAAAGGTTTTAGTACAAGTAATGAAGGAGCCAACTGGGAATAAAGGCCCACGCCTAACAGGTAATTTAGCGCTGCCTGGAAGATATCTAGTTCTTCAACCTAATGGTCAAGGTGTCAATATTTCTCGTAGAATTAACCTTGAAAATGAACGGAATCGTCTTAAAGCATTAGGAGTATTAATCAAGCCTCCTGGGACAGGAATTTTAATTCGATCTGAAGCTGAATCTGTATCAGAAGAATTAATAATTGATGATCTAGAAAGTCTTCTCAAAAAATGGGAATTAATACAACAAGCTTCAGATCGAGCTACTCCTCCTACTCTTTTAAGCCGTGACGAAGATTTTATACAAAGAGTTTTGCGTGATCATATTAATCCAGAATTATCTGAAGTTATCCTTGAAACAACTGAGGGTAGTGATAGGGCTAAAAAGTACCTTTCTCAAGATGATGCAAAAGTAACTGTTCAATGCCACAAGCAATCGGACAATATACTTGAACATTACAAGATTGACTTAGCAATCCTAAATGCCCTGAAACCTAGAGTAGACCTCCCTTCAGGAGGCTATATCATAATTGAACCAACAGAAGCCCTCACCGTCATTGATGTCAATTCAGGCTCATTTACACGTTCCTCTAACTCTCGTGAAACAGTTCTTTGGACCAACTGTGAGGCAGCCATAGAAATAGCAAGACAATTAAAGCTTAGAAATATAGGCGGAGTAATAATTATTGATTTCATTGATATGGAATCACGAAGAGACCAACTTCAACTTTTAGAATATTTCACATCTGCAATAAAAGACGACGCATCGCGTCCACAAATATCTCAATTAACTGAATTAGGATTGGTAGAGCTTACAAGAAAGAGACAAGGCCAAAATATTTATGAGTTATTTAGCAAAGAATGCTCTAATTGTTCCGGATTAGGACATATTGCCAACATAACTGACAAAGACAAAAGAAATCCATCCACATTAAACAGCAATTTAATTCAAAATGGTTCTTTGAATAATGATGAGGTTAATATAGTTGTCAACAACAAGAACAAAATTAATGAATCTACTAATGAGAATCATGAAGCGGTAATTTCAAATATTTCACAAAGATCTTTTGACAAAGAAAATAACTTAGAAAAAACAAATCCTAAAAATGAAGCAGAGAATATAATTATTGAAATGACAGAAGAAGAAGAGTTTGTATACAGTACTTTAGGGCTAAACCCAACATTAATCTTAGAAAAGCAACCAATTAATATTAATGAAAAAAATTCTATTCAAGTAGTCCGCAAGAATAATAAGATCGAAAAGTCAATTAACCTTAGATCAGAAGAATTAGAAGCAGAAGTTCAAAACCTATCTAATAAAATGAAATCAGAAGTTCCAGATGAGATAAATAGCATAGAGGGAAATACTACTAATTCGAATCCAGAAATCAATCAGCAGAACAAAGTCGAAGTCGAAAACATCTCAAATATAGAGATGGCAGACTCAACAGATTCATTAAAACCAGAAGCAGAAGATACACGCAGACGAAGAAGACGCTCTTCCAATGAAAAAGACAATCACAAGGTAGATGGCATAGACGAAACAACGACACAAGATTCAAACCTAACTGAACAAGAAGCAGAAGATTCTCGCAGACGGAGAAGGCGCTCTTCAGCTGCAACATAATCTTGCAAGAGTTAAGAACTGCTGGTTTAGATGAAGTAGGCAAAGGCTCATTATTTGGTCCTGTATTTGCTGGCGCAGTAATTTTAGAAAAACAAAATGAGATTTACTTGATTAACTCTGGAGTAAAAGATAGTAAGAAATTATCTCCAGAAAAAAGAATGTCTCTATTACCAATAATTAAAGAATATGCTCTGAATTGGTCAATTGGACAAGCATCTGCAAGAGAAATTGATTTACTAGGGATAAGGTTGGCTACAGAAAAGGCAATGATTAGGGCCGTGCATAAATTGATTCCTCAACCTGAAATTCTCTTAATAGATGGCTGTCTCCCTTTAAGATCGTGGGAAGGGCCTCAAAAGACACTCGTCAAGGGAGAAGATAAATCAGTAGCAATAGCAGCAGCGAGTATTTTGGCCAAAGTCACTAGAGATGAACTCATCAAACAATTGGCACAAGCATATCCTTCATATGGATTAGAAAAGAATGTTGGATATGGAACGCTTTTACATCGCAAAGCACTAATAAAACTAGGGGCAACTAAACTCCATAGAAAATCATTTCTCTCGAAGATCAAGTAATTGGCTTTATTGTTCTAAGCACCAGGAAGAGAAATCACGAACCAACTGCTGACCTACTCGAGACTTAATTCCAAGTAAAATACCATTTAAAATTGATTGCCCAGTTGATTCCAATATTTTTGGTGGTATTAATTTTAACAAAGGTGGTTGACTAACACTTACTCCTAAAAAGGCTTCTCCCACCAAGCCTTCGTCCGTAGCAATTAATGTTGCATCAAGCATCAATTCAAAATCATCTACCAACCCAAGGCCTTTGAGCTCGCTATCAGTTGCATGCATTTGCAACTTGTTACCTTCACTATTTACAACAGCTATTGATACAACAGGGTTTACCTCTAGCTGAAACACCTTAAAACTGGTAACAGTATACCGAAAACTACCTTGACCTAACGCTACAAGCTTTTTTGGATCAAGCATTGCTCCAACCACCCTTTCCTGTTGTAAGAGATAATCAGGAAGTCGCTGAACATTCTTTTTGACAGGTAAGTCAATTTTTTGTCGAGCATTAAAAGCCAGAGACATAATTGGCAATTGACGCGACATGATCCTATCGACACTTGCACTCTTTTTAAAATAATGCCAACACAAGTGGCCTATCTCGGACCTAAAGGAACATATGCTGAAGAGGCAGCTTGTGCTTTGGCAAAGCTAGAAAGCCTTTCACAGCCAGAGTTTGTTCCATATTCAGGAATCAGGAATGTCATCGAACATCTAGCTAATAAAGATTGTAAAGCTGCTGTAGTACCTATCGAAAACTCTGTGGAAGGTGGAGTAACAGCAACATTAGATTCTTTATGGAGTTATCAAGATTTATTTATTCAAAGAGCGATTGTCTTGCCGATACGTCATGCATTAATCAGTAGTGGATCCTTAAGGGACATTTCAGAAGTATTATCTCACCCACAAGCCCTTGCACAATGCACTAATTGGCTTCATGAAAATCTACCCAATGCTGTTCAATTACCAACCAGTTCAACCTCAGAAGCTGTAAGAATGGTTGAGGGAAGTAAATTTAGAGCTGCTATAGCATCTAAAACATCTTCTGAAATCAAAGGAGTAAAAATCCTGGCCTATCCTATTAATGATGTTGCAGGTAATTGTACTCGGTTTGTATTACTTAGCGATCAAGAAAATAGCTTTAATAATCAAACTGACATAGCAAGTTTTGCATTTTCTCTTCATTCAAATACTCCTGGAGCATTATTAAAAGCATTAAAATGCATCTCAGATCTTGGGCTTAATATGAGTCGAATAGAGTCACGGCCCTCAAAAAGAGAGTTAGGAGAATATATATTCTTTGTAGACATTGAATTAAGTATAGAATCTATAGATAAAAGCAAAGATCTAAACACTCTATTAAAACCTTTTTGTGAAAATATTATTTACTTTGGCAGATATAAAAATAGTCAGTTCAACTTAGCAAACAATCTCAACCCCTAGAACGGAAAATACCAAATTGCATTAATCCATTAGCAAATGCCCATTTCATAACAAGTATTGTCGGTACTTCCCTAAGGGCTTGAATAAATGATTTTGGACCTAATTCAATGAGAACATCAAATCTCCTTATGCCTTCAATTATTGAATCTTCCCAGGATGGATATGTATATTCAGTCCAATCATTAATTTCGACTATACCTGCTGAATACTTACTCTCTCTTAAATTTTGTTGGAAGGATCTAATACTTGAAAATTCAGGATGGGACCATTGATTTAAAAGCTGTTTCATAATAAAGCCTTCTATCAAATTTAGTCCGCCTTTCTTAAAATCTCGCCTATTCCAATCTGCTACAGCTAATACACCACCTGGTCTTAACACCCTAAGCATTTCATCAGCATAAAGTTGTTTATCAGCAATATGTGCACCAGCTTCAACACTCCATATGCCATCAAAAGTTCCATCCTCAAAATCCAAATCCAATGCATCCATCAATTGGAAATCACATAAAAGATTATCTGGAGTCAGCTCATTAGCCCTTTTGACCTGTTCAAGGCTAACAGTTATGGCAACAACTTCAAATCCATAATCTTTAGCCAAGATCCTTGCGCTTCCTCCAATGCCGCAACCTATATCAAGGATTCTTGAGCCCTTAGGGAGTTTATCTAAACCGCTCCATTGAACTAATTTATGTACAAAATCTATCTTTGCTTGTTTAAAATCAGTTTTATTAGAAGATTGTGGATAATAACCAAGATGAATATGTTCGCCCCATAATTTCTCTAAAAGTCGATCATTCGTCCATGCATCATAAGAAGAAGAAACAGTCTTAGAAGACTTGTATTTTCTATCATTCAATATCCAAATAAATAATGCTAAACCAATAAGAACGACTCCAAGAAAGATGAGAAAAGGAAGCATTAATTAATTATTCTTTTTGTCAACATTAGAAAGTGTATCTTTCAATGCAGTTCTTGCAGCAAGCTGCTTTCTTGTGTGATCTAACATCTGATATTCGCGCTGTAATCTATTCATAGTATCTAACATTTCTAATAAGTTCTGTTGCTCTTCTGCAACTGGCCCCCCCAAATGAGACGCTATCCAAAATGATAGATCTACAGGATCTTTAGGCAATTCTTCGGGCAAGCTTCTTTCGGAATCTGTTAATTTACCTGTTAAAGAAACAACATCTTTCAATGCAAGTAAAACCGAATCAGAAAGCCTTTCTAATTCATCTGAATTAGCAGAAGAATCATCATCTATCCAACTAACCATTGCCACATAAAAAGGTGCTTCTCTAATAATCTCAAGTATCCTGAAACGTTGTTGCCCAACTGTGATGATATTACTGCGTCCGTCTTCAGATTTTTGATGTTTGATTATTCGAGTACAACAACCAACATCTGCAATCTTCTTAGTTGAAGGATCTGCACGGACAATTCCAAAAACGCTATCTGTTTCCAGAACTGTTTGAAGCATAATTCTGTATCTTGACTCAAAGATATGGAGCGGCAAAATCTCCTGAGGAAATAAAACAACATCAGGCAGAGGAAACAGAGGCAATTCCCTGACAGATATTTCGGTCACGGGAACCTTCCCAAACATATATAGATACTACTTAAATCTTTTCAATATTGATGCATTTCAATCATCAAAGCTTAACTTCAATATCAACACCACTGGGCAAATCAAGCTTCATAAGAGCATCTATCGTTTTGGCTGAAGGATTATAAATATCAATAATCCTCCTATGAGTCCGAGTTTCAAAATGCTCTCTAGAATCCTTATCAACATGAGGAGAACGCAAAACACAATAGATCTTTCGTTTTGTAGGAAGAGGTATAGGCCCTATTGCAGTGGCCGCAGTGTTATCTGCAGTTTCAATGATTTTTTCACAAGAAAGGTCTAGCATCCGCCTGTCAAAAGCCTTTAAGCGGATTCTTATCTTTTGCTGAGCGATTGCCGTTGACATAAGTTTAATTCCGTTGAATTACCTCTAATGAGGATTTGACAATGAATTTTCAAGATTCAAAAGGACTTCAGATGATCTAAAGCCCTTTAACAAGTTAACTGATGATAAGACAAAAAATATGTTATCAGTTATCTTTTATTTAATTATCTTGGAAACAACCCCTGCTCCAATTGTTCGGCCACCTTCACGAATAGCAAATCTCATTCCTTGTTCGATAGCAACAGGACAAATTAGTTCTCCTGTCATTTTAATATTGTCACCAGGCATAACCATTTCAACGTTACTTCCATCATCTGCTGTAAAAGCTGTGATTTGTCCAGTCACGTCAGTGGTACGAATATAGAACTGAGGTCTATAACCTGCAAAGAAAGGAGTATGTCTTCCACCCTCTTCTTTCTTAAGAACATAGACCTGGCCTTCAAATTGAGTATGAGGTGTAATAGAACCTTTTTTAACCAAAACCATTCCACGCTCAATATCTTCTTTTTGAATACCTCTAAGCAAAAGGCCTACATTGTCACCTGCCATACCTTCATCTAAAAGCTTACGGAACATCTCAACACCGGTAACGGTTGTTAGACGGGTATCTCTTATACCAACTATCTCAACCTCTTCTCCAACAGTTACTTTACCCCTTTCGATTCTTCCAGTTGCAACTGTACCTCTACCTGTAATTGAGAAAACATCCTCTACAGCCATCAAGAAAGGCTTATCAACCTCTCGCTCAGGCTCAGGTATAGATTCATCAACAGCATTCATTAACTCCTCTACTTTTCCCTCCCATTCAGCTTCACCTTCCAATGCCTTAAGTCCAGATACCTTAACAATTGGAACATCGTTAAAGCCATAACCTTCTAAAAGCTCGCCTATTTCCATCTCAACAAGTTCAATAATCTCAGGATCATCAACCATGTCACACTTATTCAGTGCAACAACTAAAGCAGGCACTCCAACCTGTTTTGCCAAAAGGATATGCTCCTTAGTTTGAGCCATAGGGCCATCAGTGGCAGCACAAACAAGGATTGCTCCATC
This DNA window, taken from Prochlorococcus sp. MIT 0603, encodes the following:
- a CDS encoding TIGR03960 family B12-binding radical SAM protein; the encoded protein is MSSEIHSFAEEKNLCKPINFEKLIDVNIHKPAQYMGHELGTEQRNWDSSNVRWVLSYPELYEVGASNLGHIILYSILNSIPNQVCDRAYLPEPDLANHLKKNSIGLFGVESRCQLKNFDVLGFSLSYELGATNILEMLDLSHIDIYAKDRADLPLTDPNSIPLVFAGGPTATSNPEPYADFFDFFALGDGEELLPEIGLVISKSKELQAKRSETLRSLAEIPGVYVPSLYQPSRDFLSLKPLTSNVPERIIRRVATPIPYYSLGLVPNVETVHDRLTVEIRRGCTRGCRFCQPGMLTRPARDVEPEEVIAAVEKGVQETGYSDFSLLSLSCSDYLSLPTVGIELRNRLADKNITLQLPSQRVDRFDDNIAHILGGNRQAGLTFAPEAGSQRLRDIVNKGLTDAELLHGIRKAMEHGYKKIKLYFMIGLPGEEDMDIKGIARTCKWIQEECKEDFGRLKLNITISNFTPKPHTPFQWHSVSTKELTRRQKILKDEFIQLRLKNIKANYTDVRISAIEDFLGRGDRRLAPVIESAWKRGAGMDAWFESQDRAYKAWSEAISEAGLFGHFRKLEMGNWGTTQTLQKNDLMHLCSQPLPWDHIDTGIDKAWLRKDLQKALSEKTVPDCSFNSCSSCGVCGPELGHNQIITSSPIPIQNKTKPPHTTKQCRIRVQFSKTSPMHLISHLDLIRLLERSLRRSDLPISYTGGFHALPRLQLALALPLGIEGLGEWMDMDFFQEIQPSSLKEQLQKCLPKGIHLIKASKIAINKKSLSQQLIQANWSFNLESQTNEKYTFHQWNDSLESILNAESLIWVDTDKKGRHRERDLKSQLKSLRLINGNNAEPLEAMSIELQALISPIGQSIKPMHIQYWIAKSLGQDLAIKNIKREELILERC
- a CDS encoding photosystem II high light acclimation radical SAM protein; its protein translation is MGKTKSHKFNKANHALSDLKDEKVLIIRLPCNPIFPIGPIYLADHLHKRFPELPQRILDLAALPVIDVKRVLIANIKSFQPSLLVFSWRDIQIYAPVDGRGGNPLQHSFEAFYARNPFKRLRGALGGLRLMKSHYGELWRNQALIKVGLKQARKFKQNARALIGGGAVSVFYEQLGKSLPKGTIVSIGEGEPLLEKLLLGQDIEKERCFVVGKSPREGLIHEQPTESIKTACNYSYIASIWPQFDWYLEGGDFYIGVQTKRGCPHNCCYCVYTVVEGKQVRVNSTQEIINEIRQLYDLGVRNIWFTDAQFIPARRYIEDAKELLRAIHQERMIGIRWAAYIRADNLDAELAKLMVQTGMNYFEIGITSGSQELVRRMRMGYNLRTVLENCQLLADAGFNDHVSVNYSFNVIDERPETIRQTIAYHRELEKIFGAEKIDPAIFFIGLQPHTHLEQYGFEQGLIKPGYNPMSMMPWTARKLLWNPEPMGKTFGKICLEAFDSCPNDFGRTVINLLERDYGIAPLEEALRAPLKGRPAIAKAIR
- the clpS gene encoding ATP-dependent Clp protease adapter ClpS, whose product is MVENPSCTSGGAAVVERQTEKVRKISPRYKVLLHNDPINSMDYVVKTLREVVPQLSEQDAMSVMLETHNNGIGLVITCDLEPAEFYCESLKSRGLISTIEPEN
- a CDS encoding LL-diaminopimelate aminotransferase, which gives rise to MVQVNSNYLKLKAGYLFPEISRRVNAFSQANPQSNLIRLGIGDVTEPLPQACCKAMLKAIEEMGTSLGFHGYGPEQGYLWLREAIAINDFHSRGCEISPDEIFVSDGSKCDSSNILDILGSGNRIAVTDPVYPVYVDSNVMDGRTGGASKSGQYEGLLYIPLNSDNAFQAEVPEEPVDLIYLCFPNNPTGAVASKDHLARWVDYANKNNALILFDAAYEAFIQDPLIPHSIFEIDGSKDCAIEFRSFSKKAGFTGTRCAYTVIPKSLKGKTSNDEQVDLWSLWNRRQSTKFNGVSYIVQRGAEAVYSSEGAIETKNLVSFYMKNAEIIRNKLSMAGYKVFGGQHAPYVWIEAPKGMNSWEFFDFLLNNANVVGTPGSGFGTAGEGYFRLSAFNSLENVEEAMRRITSI
- a CDS encoding CPBP family intramembrane glutamic endopeptidase gives rise to the protein MEDNNSSLLVTALTFTFFLICLPSWVKWRWKKKNPRILLGLHKVRIRASFRAFFKGILWAFGLLGFVLAPLCFTSWIQWEGSLNVGNFINGIVLGLGVAFAEELIFRGWFWGEANLLFGSTRGVFIQSIVFSLVHIFSLLESNLGVIEVLFLLIGLFFLGLVLSIRRLIDNGSIYGCIGLHGGLVGLWFVLNTNFIDVSLNTPTWLIGPGGSSPNPVGGVLGISCLALLLFRYRMAFAIAGRPFSGARNASSNGAIP